The following are encoded together in the Montipora capricornis isolate CH-2021 chromosome 5, ASM3666992v2, whole genome shotgun sequence genome:
- the LOC138049199 gene encoding regucalcin-like, translating into MTFKMAAVACEISVVKERCAQLGEGPHWDESTRRLIWVDIFGQSVHLLDPITGKDEKYNFDGPVGAAVPRKKGGSLVVAAKRDFIFLDLETGKQEIVASIDGDKPGNRFNDGKCDPAGRFWAGSMGPEPIPTKVVPHQGSLYSLNYDYKVQSHVDKISISNGIAWDTGKRIFYHVDTADRKIDAFDYDETSGALFNRRTVINVDPAIGHPDGMTIDVEGMLWVAIYNGWKIIRYDPDTGRCLSYVDLPVRIVTSCCWAGASYDELIVTSESARLTAEEKQEQPLAGSIFRIKNLGTNGSPSVSFNG; encoded by the exons AtgactttcaaaatggcggccgttGCCTGTGAGATTTCTGTTGTGAAAGAGAGATGTGCACAACTTGGAGAGGGACCTCATTGGGACGAAAGCACTCGAAGGTTAATATGGGTGGACATATTTGGGCAGAGCGTTCATCTGCTTGATCCAATAACGGGAAAG GATGAAAAATACAATTTTGATGGACCGGTAGGAGCAG CTGTCCCAAGAAAAAAGGGTGGATCATTAGTTGTAGCAGCAAAAAGAGATTTTATTTTCCTGGACTTAGAG acAGGGAAGCAAGAAATAGTAGCCTCAATCGATG GTGACAAACCAGGAAATCGTTTCAATGATGGAAAATGTGACCCA gcTGGGCGCTTCTGGGCAG GCTCCATGGGCCCAGAACCAATTCCCACCAAGGTTGTACCACATCAAGGATCATTG TATTCATTAAATTATGATTACAAGGTTCAAAGCCATGTGGATAAG ATCTCGATATCGAATGGTATTGCTTGGGATACAGGCAAGAGAATATTCTATCATGTGGATACTGCTGATAG AAAAATAGACGCGTTTGATTATGACGAAACAAGTGGAGCTCTTTTCAACAGGAGAACAGTTATCAACGTTGATCCTGCCATCGGG CATCCTGATGGAATGACTATCGATGTTGAGGGAATGTTATGGGTTGCTATTTACAACGGATGGAAA ATAATTCGGTATGATCCCGACACTGGGAGATGTCTGAGTTATGTGGATCTTCCCGTACGGATAGTAACCTCATGTTGCTGGGCTGGCGCTAGTTATGATGAGCTTATTGTAACAAGTGAAAG TGCTCGACTGACTGCTGAGGAGAAACAAGAACAACCCCTGGCAGGCTCCATTTTTAGAATAAAAAATCTTGGCACTAATGGCTCACCATCCGTTTCCTTCAATGGATGA
- the LOC138050161 gene encoding uncharacterized protein → MARRLRKDQLTQLLRMASTDQLFQFDGQLYEQCEGVAMGSPLGPLLANVFMCHLEERLSDNDLIPSFYRRYVDDTLAIMPGRDVAESFLDALNGLHPSIHFTMELSNNDSIPFIGMLITKNGNKLETQVYRKPTNTGLLLHFQSHTDLRYKKCLIKTMVHRAKELSSTHQAFVDECRHLKSLFNHLGYPSSLVNGIIDKCDYRSTLDAKTKPDETLGVSIPFKDQVSANMVKRQMRDLSSKSALMYSQSTPARNLSRILIKLKEIKPRIVN, encoded by the coding sequence atggcacgacgtttACGGAAGGATCAGCTCACGCAACTTCTCAGAATGGCTTCCACGGATCAACTTTTCCAGTTTGATGGTCAACTTTACGAACAGTGCGAAGGAGTTGCTATGGGGTCCCCCCTTGGTCCTTTGTTGGCGAACGTGTTTATGTGTCACCTGGAAGAAAGACTATCTGACAATGATTTAATTCCTTCTTTTTACAGGCGGTACGTTGACGATACGCTTGCAATAATGCCTGGACGCGATGTAGCTGAAAGTTTCCTCGATGCACTCAATGGACTCCACCCTAGTATTCATTTCACTATGGAACTTTCCAACAACGACTCAATTCCTTTTATTGGAATGTTGATAACAAAGAACGGCAACAAGTTGGAGACCCAGGTCTATCGTAAACCTACGAATACGGGCcttttacttcattttcaaagtcACACCGATTTGCGCTACAAGAAGTGTCttatcaaaacaatggttcatcGTGCAAAGGAATTGTCCTCTACGCATCAAGCATTCGTCGATGAATGTAGGCATCTAAAATCTTTGTTTAATCACCTTGGTTACCCTAGTTCTTTGGTGAATGGTATCATCGACAAATGTGATTATCGCTCTACACTAGATGCTAAGACAAAACCTGATGAAACTTTAGGAGTCAGCATTCCGTTCAAAGATCAAGTCTCAGCGAACATGGTAAAAAGGCAAATGCGCGATCTCAGTTCAAAATCGGCATTGATGTACAGCCAATCTACACCAGCAAGAAACTTGAGCAGGATCTTAATTAAgcttaaagaaatcaagccacgTATCGTAAATTAG